Proteins from a single region of Streptomyces sp. HUAS 15-9:
- a CDS encoding HpcH/HpaI aldolase/citrate lyase family protein, with translation MGQGRQEKVATSLAGAVSEEISASLAPVDAELERRYPGDPGTRQPVHTVYVPGDVFAADTIRSWGDRALAALDEHAPDAASFAAVLGLTDELAEPVYSRVRAKLEREPIEDLRVDFEDGYGPRPDAEEDEAAARAARLIAQAYENGTAAPYMGIRMKCMEAAVRDRGIRTLDIFLTGLLEAGPLPGGLVLTLPKVTYPEQVTAMVRLLEAFEKARGLEPGRIGFEIQIETSQSILATDGTATVARMIQAAEGRATALHYGTFDYSACLGVSAAYQASDHPAADHAKAIMQVAAAGTGVRVSDGSTNVLPVGPAEKVHAAWRLHYGLTRRALARAYYQGWDMHPGHIPTRYAAVFAFYREGFEQAAARLARYASRTGGDVMDEPATATALSGYLLRGLDCGALDIAEVAGPTGLTRAGLEGFVSPRRGDLTASAK, from the coding sequence ATGGGCCAGGGCCGGCAGGAGAAGGTGGCGACAAGCCTCGCGGGCGCCGTCAGCGAGGAGATCAGCGCCTCCCTCGCGCCGGTCGACGCCGAACTGGAGCGCCGCTATCCCGGAGACCCCGGCACCCGCCAGCCCGTCCACACGGTGTACGTCCCCGGTGACGTCTTCGCCGCCGACACCATCCGCTCCTGGGGCGACCGGGCGCTCGCCGCCCTCGACGAACACGCCCCGGACGCCGCCTCCTTCGCCGCCGTCCTCGGCCTCACCGACGAACTGGCCGAACCGGTGTACTCCCGCGTCCGCGCCAAGCTGGAGCGCGAACCGATCGAGGACCTGCGGGTCGACTTCGAGGACGGCTACGGCCCCCGCCCGGACGCCGAGGAGGACGAGGCGGCCGCCCGCGCGGCCCGGCTGATCGCGCAGGCCTACGAGAACGGCACGGCGGCCCCGTACATGGGCATCCGCATGAAGTGCATGGAGGCCGCGGTGCGCGACCGGGGCATCCGCACCCTCGACATCTTCCTGACCGGCCTGCTGGAGGCGGGCCCACTGCCCGGCGGACTGGTCCTGACTCTGCCGAAGGTGACCTACCCCGAGCAGGTCACCGCCATGGTCCGGCTCCTGGAGGCCTTCGAGAAGGCGCGCGGCCTCGAGCCCGGCAGGATCGGCTTCGAGATACAGATAGAGACCAGCCAGTCCATCCTCGCCACCGACGGCACCGCCACCGTCGCCCGGATGATCCAGGCCGCCGAGGGTCGTGCCACAGCTCTGCACTACGGCACCTTCGACTACAGCGCCTGCCTGGGCGTCTCCGCCGCCTACCAGGCCAGTGACCACCCGGCCGCCGACCACGCCAAGGCGATCATGCAGGTCGCGGCGGCGGGCACGGGCGTACGGGTCTCGGACGGCTCGACCAATGTGCTGCCGGTCGGCCCGGCCGAGAAGGTCCACGCCGCCTGGCGACTGCACTACGGCCTCACCCGGCGAGCCCTGGCACGGGCGTACTACCAGGGCTGGGACATGCACCCCGGCCACATCCCCACCCGCTACGCGGCCGTCTTCGCCTTCTACCGCGAGGGCTTCGAGCAGGCGGCAGCCCGTCTCGCCCGCTACGCGAGCCGGACCGGCGGCGACGTCATGGACGAGCCCGCCACCGCCACGGCCCTCAGCGGCTATCTGCTGCGCGGTCTGGACTGCGGCGCGCTCGACATCGCCGAGGTGGCCGGGCCGACCGGTCTGACCCGGGCCGGCCTGGAGGGCTTCGTGTCGCCGCGGCGGGGCGATCTGACGGCCTCCGCCAAGTAG